A stretch of Plectropomus leopardus isolate mb chromosome 24, YSFRI_Pleo_2.0, whole genome shotgun sequence DNA encodes these proteins:
- the LOC121963069 gene encoding collagen alpha-1(XVIII) chain-like, producing the protein MRPRDRWSVRTLQTCILLLSAVTHCKSQRREESGVSLLQLIGDPPPDEISRVYGPRGEAAYVFNPAAVSGQPALAHVPNPFHRHFSLLFHIKPTTPAASVLFSITDGRQRIMYIGVKLSAVKSGRQKVQFFYTEPDSEASYEAASFNVPRLVDTWSRFSLSVYEDQVTFYQGCDSEPQVVKFERSPDPMELDTGAGIFVGQAGGADADKFEGEIADLRVVGNPRAAERLCDDEDDSDAASGDFGSGDGDRRHSGHTVKSEAAGRHKPQLPLSPASPPESHQLCSWENNAPSNTERRHRPL; encoded by the exons AGGAGAGCGGCGTCTCTTTGCTGCAGCTGATCGGAGACCCTCCACCGGATGAGATCTCCAGGGTCTACGGGCCGAGGGGGGAGGCCGCTTACGTCTTCAACCCTGCGGCGGTGTCGGGTCAGCCGGCTCTGGCCCACGTCCCCAACCCCTTCCACCGCcacttctccctcctcttccacATCAAGCCCACCACTCCCGCCGCCTCCGTCCTCTTCTCCATCACCGACGGCCGCCAGAGGATCATGTACATCGGCGTCAAACTCAGCGCTGTGAAGTCCGGCCGTCAGAAGGTGCAGTTCTTCTACACCGAGCCAGACTCTGAGGCTTCGTACGAGGCGGCCAGCTTCAACGTGCCGAGATTGGTGGACACCTGGAGTCGCTTCTCGCTGTCCGTGTACGAGGACCAGGTGACTTTCTACCAGGGCTGCGACTCGGAGCCGCAGGTGGTGAAGTTTGAGCGCTCGCCGGATCCCATGGAGCTCGACACGGGGGCCGGGATCTTTGTGGGCCAGGCAGGAGGCGCCGACGCTGACAAGTTCGag ggtGAGATTGCAGATCTGAGGGTGGTGGGAAACCCTCGGGCAGCTGAGCGCTTGTGCGACGACGAGGACGACTCTGATGCT GCTTCTGGAGACTTTGGCAGCGGCGATGGCGACAGGAGACACTCAGGACACACTGTGAAG AGCGAAGCAGCCGGGAGACACAAACCACAGCTTCCATTATCACCAGCATCACCACCTGAGAGCCACCAGCTCTGCAGCTGGGAAAACAACGCCCCCAGTAACACAGAGCGGCGTCACCGTCCACTTTAG